A single window of Maribacter algicola DNA harbors:
- a CDS encoding NUDIX hydrolase, with the protein MYKVFVNELPLILTNKLSETAGGEYFLLNQESINSAIKALKKKKLTEAYIYHPNSEEILKKFTQEIPLVVAAGGVVTNPLGKVLFIYRNDKWDLPKGKLDKGESIEDCAVREVMEETGVKGIRVENFLRTTYHIFKNNGIITLKQVHWYAMKTDYSGKLKPEKKEGIVKVKWKGPKKIQKALQNSYANIKILFEGD; encoded by the coding sequence ATGTATAAAGTTTTTGTCAATGAACTGCCTCTGATTTTAACAAATAAACTCTCCGAAACAGCTGGTGGCGAGTATTTTCTTCTGAATCAAGAATCTATCAACAGTGCAATAAAGGCATTAAAAAAGAAAAAGCTCACCGAAGCGTATATCTACCATCCCAATTCAGAAGAAATCCTAAAAAAATTCACACAGGAAATTCCCTTGGTCGTTGCGGCCGGGGGTGTGGTCACGAATCCATTGGGAAAGGTCTTGTTTATTTACAGGAACGATAAATGGGATTTGCCCAAGGGGAAGCTTGATAAAGGTGAATCCATAGAGGACTGTGCCGTTAGGGAGGTTATGGAGGAGACAGGTGTCAAAGGGATAAGGGTCGAGAATTTTCTTAGGACAACATATCATATATTTAAAAATAACGGTATCATTACCTTAAAACAGGTACATTGGTACGCTATGAAGACCGATTATTCAGGAAAGCTCAAACCTGAGAAAAAGGAGGGAATTGTAAAGGTGAAATGGAAAGGGCCCAAAAAGATTCAAAAGGCACTTCAAAACTCCTATGCGAACATTAAAATTTTGTTCGAGGGCGATTAG